From one Sus scrofa isolate TJ Tabasco breed Duroc chromosome 9, Sscrofa11.1, whole genome shotgun sequence genomic stretch:
- the LOC106508264 gene encoding olfactory receptor 52M1 yields MGPSNKSQPSPAPFLLVGIPGLEHLHVWIGIPFCSMYVVAVVGNVTILAVVRAERSLHEPMFLFLCMLSATDLVLSTATLPRMLCLFWLGARAIALDACLAQMFFIHSFTALESGFFLAMAVDRYVAICHPLRHTTMLTPARIALMGVVVVVRGVAFFSPHPVLLKQLPYCGTRIIAHTYCEFMAVVKLACVDTGATKRYSLSVASVIGSCDGFFIAVSYVFILRAVFRLPSREASLKALGTCGSHVCVILVFYSTAVFTFLTHRFGHSVAPRIHILIANMYLLVPPFLNPIVYGIRTRKFETMSLVL; encoded by the coding sequence ATGGGGCCATCCAATAAATCCCAaccctctcctgcccccttcctGCTGGTGGGCATCCCGGGACTAGAGCACCTGCACGTCTGGATCGGGATCCCCTTCTGCTCCATGTACGTGGTGGCCGTGGTGGGGAACGTGACCATTCTGGCTGTGGTGCGGGCAGAGCGCAGCCTCCACGAGCCCATGTTCCTCTTTCTGTGCATGCTCTCGGCCACTGACCTGGTCCTCTCCACAGCCACCCTGCCCCGCATGCTCTGTCTCTTCTGGCTCGGAGCCCGCGCCATCGCCTTGGATGCCTGCCTGGCCCAGATGTTCTTCATCCATAGTTTTACGGCTCTGGAGTCAGGCTTCTTTCTGGCCATGGCCGTTGACCGTTACGTGGCCATTTGtcacccactgcgccacacgaCCATGCTCACCCCGGCTCGCATCGCTCTCATGGGTGTGGTTGTGGTGGTTCGAGGCGTGGCCTTCTTTTCCCCACACCCCGTTCTGCTCAAACAGCTGCCCTACTGTGGGACTCGCATCATCGCCCACACCTACTGTGAGTTCATGGCTGTCGTGAAGCTGGCGTGTGTGGACACGGGGGCCACCAAGCGTTACAGCCTCAGCGTGGCCTCTGTCATTGGATCCTGCGATGGCTTTTTCATTGCTGTGTCTTATGTCTTCATCCTCCGTGCAGTCTTTCGTCTTCCATCACGGGAAGCAAGTCTTAAGGCTCTGGGCACCTGCGGCTCCCACGTCTGTGTCATCCTTGTTTTCTACTCCACAGCCGTCTTCACCTTCCTTACTCACCGCTTTGGACACAGCGTGGCCCCCCGCATTCACATCCTCATTGCCAATATGTACCTTCTGGTCCCGCCTTTTCTCAACCCGATCGTTTATGGTATAAGGACCAGAAAATTCGAGACCATGTCTTTAGTTCTCTAA
- the LOC110255376 gene encoding olfactory receptor 52D1-like encodes MESKGETIMPPLNTSCPSPSPFLLVGIPGLEHLHVWIGIPFCSMYVVAVVGNVTILAVVRAERSLHEPMCLFLCMLSATDLVLSTATLPRMLCLFWLGARAIALDACLAQMFFIHSFTALESGFFLAMAVDRYVAICHPLRHTTMLTPARIALMGVVVVVRGVAFFSPHPILLKQLPYCGTRMIAHTYCEFMAVVKLACVDTGATKRYSLSMATIVGSCDAVLIAVSYAFILCSVFHLPSREARFKALGTCGSHVCVILVFYSTAGFSIFTHRFGKNIPAHIHIFIANMYLLVPPFLNPIVYGVRPKKIREHVLKALSVKVA; translated from the coding sequence ATGGAGAGCAAAGGAGAAACCATCATGCCTCCTCTCAACACTTCgtgtccctctccttcccccttcctgctGGTGGGCATCCCGGGACTAGAGCACCTGCACGTCTGGATCGGGATCCCCTTCTGCTCCATGTACGTGGTGGCCGTGGTGGGGAACGTGACCATTCTGGCTGTGGTGCGGGCAGAGCGCAGCCTCCACGAGCCCATGTGCCTCTTTCTGTGCATGCTCTCGGCCACCGACCTGGTCCTCTCCACAGCCACCCTGCCCCGCATGCTCTGTCTCTTCTGGCTCGGAGCCCGCGCCATCGCCTTGGATGCCTGCCTGGCCCAGATGTTCTTCATCCATAGTTTTACGGCTCTGGAGTCGGGCTTCTTTCTGGCCATGGCCGTTGACCGTTACGTGGCCATTTGtcacccactgcgccacacgaCCATGCTCACCCCGGCTCGCATCGCTCTCATGGGTGTGGTTGTGGTGGTTCGAGGCGTGGCCTTCTTTTCCCCACACCCCATTCTGCTCAAACAGCTGCCCTACTGTGGGACTCGCATGATCGCCCACACCTACTGTGAGTTCATGGCTGTCGTGAAGCTGGCGTGTGTGGACACGGGGGCCACCAAGCGTTACAGCCTCAGCATGGCTACTATCGTTGGCTCATGCGATGCGGTTCTCATTGCTGTATCCTATGCCTTCATCCTCTGCTCTGTGTTCCACCTGCCATCCCGAGAAGCTCGCTTTAAGGCGTTGGGTACCTGTGGGTCCCATGTCTGTGTTATTCTTGTCTTCTACTCCACAGCTGGATTTTCCATTTTCACCCACCGTTTTGGGAAAAATATACCTGCACATATCCatatttttattgcaaatatGTACCTTTTGGTGCCTCCTTTTCTCAACCCTATTGTTTATGGAGTAAGGCCCAAGAAAATACGGGAGCATGTTCTTAAGGCACTAAGTGTCAAAGTTGCCTGA